One genomic window of Cellulophaga sp. Hel_I_12 includes the following:
- a CDS encoding aminotransferase class I/II-fold pyridoxal phosphate-dependent enzyme translates to MAKIKHNNFLDTVNEVFTDAENEGVLHLYADGESFNGQIIEVKNRRLFHFGTTGYLGLEQDNRLKEAAIEAIMKYGTQFPLSKTYISNPLYRELEEKVTAMYDNPIIITKNSTLGHMGVIPSAVDDQDAIILDHQVHWSVQSAAKVLKNRSVPIDMIRHNDLNMLEDKIKGKLNKHKRIWYMADGIYSMFGDYAPIKDLKTLCIKYPQLHLYIDDVHGMSWVGKNGTGYALSELQELPENVLLFGTLSKTFGASGAVLSCSNKKMYHKIKKFGGPLTFSAQLEPASVAAAIASATIHLSSEIYELQNELKARILYFNTLLKKTDLPVVDKNNSPVFYIGTGMPKTGYNFVNRLMKEGFYVNLGLFPAVPVKNTGVRITISRHNQKEEIKGLVAAMEYHFPKALEETLTNPSRVFNAFNLEFKRPLKEEKQKLVTVEIKNSIEQINKDLWNSCFKNHGIFDWEGLKFQEKVFQNNELIEHNWTYRYVIIYDEDRKPILATYLTIGLWKDDMLSKESASKTIEEKRKSNPYFLTSTVLSLGSLFTEGNHLFVDEKHPLRKEGLDAFVQKLEQFEHEFNAKMTVLRDFKRDEPSYSYFQGQGFVRIQMPNSCAINLERKESMEQYISKLSKRNRQHVRKEILAIEPSLDIKVLKEVTKDQLKQIASLFLNVHHNNLGLNTFPFPNKLFITMNEHPQWEFIMISLAQAPNVLIGVMCCYSNDNQTYVPAFVGMDYDYLTEFHTYRQLLFQTIKRAIQLNFKKIDLGMTASFEKRKLGATVEEKFAYIQTGDNYTLELLDILE, encoded by the coding sequence ATGGCAAAAATAAAACACAACAACTTTTTAGACACCGTTAATGAAGTTTTTACAGATGCAGAAAACGAGGGTGTTTTGCATTTGTATGCTGACGGAGAATCCTTCAATGGACAAATAATAGAAGTGAAAAATCGGAGATTATTTCATTTTGGAACTACGGGATATTTAGGCTTAGAGCAAGATAATAGATTAAAAGAAGCAGCCATAGAGGCTATAATGAAGTATGGAACACAATTTCCTTTATCTAAGACTTATATTTCTAATCCGCTATATCGTGAACTCGAAGAAAAGGTTACGGCAATGTATGATAATCCTATTATCATAACTAAAAACAGCACTTTAGGGCATATGGGCGTTATTCCTAGTGCGGTAGATGATCAAGATGCCATTATATTAGATCATCAGGTTCATTGGAGTGTACAAAGTGCAGCTAAAGTATTAAAGAATAGAAGTGTCCCAATTGATATGATTCGGCATAATGACTTAAATATGCTAGAAGATAAAATTAAAGGAAAATTGAACAAACATAAAAGAATTTGGTATATGGCAGATGGTATTTATTCTATGTTTGGAGATTATGCTCCTATTAAGGACTTGAAAACTCTTTGTATAAAGTATCCTCAATTACACCTTTATATTGATGATGTTCATGGAATGAGTTGGGTTGGAAAAAATGGAACAGGATATGCCTTGAGTGAACTTCAAGAACTTCCTGAGAATGTTTTATTATTTGGTACTTTGAGTAAAACCTTTGGGGCAAGTGGTGCAGTTCTATCATGTTCTAATAAGAAAATGTATCATAAGATTAAAAAATTTGGAGGCCCATTAACCTTTTCAGCACAATTAGAACCTGCCTCCGTTGCGGCGGCAATTGCATCGGCGACCATTCATTTATCTTCCGAAATTTACGAGCTTCAAAATGAATTGAAAGCAAGGATTCTTTACTTTAATACTTTATTAAAAAAGACAGATTTACCAGTAGTGGATAAAAATAATTCTCCTGTATTTTATATCGGTACTGGAATGCCAAAAACGGGCTATAATTTTGTCAACCGTCTTATGAAAGAAGGGTTTTATGTAAACTTGGGTTTATTTCCAGCGGTACCGGTTAAAAATACTGGGGTTCGTATAACCATTTCTAGGCATAATCAAAAGGAAGAAATTAAAGGCTTGGTAGCCGCTATGGAATATCATTTTCCCAAAGCACTGGAAGAAACTTTGACCAATCCTTCTCGTGTCTTTAATGCCTTCAATTTAGAATTTAAAAGGCCTTTAAAAGAAGAAAAACAAAAACTTGTTACGGTAGAAATTAAAAACTCTATTGAACAAATTAATAAAGATTTATGGAATAGTTGCTTTAAAAATCATGGGATTTTTGATTGGGAGGGACTTAAGTTTCAAGAAAAAGTTTTTCAAAATAATGAGTTAATTGAGCATAATTGGACCTACAGGTATGTGATAATCTACGATGAGGATAGGAAGCCTATTTTGGCCACATATCTTACGATTGGCTTGTGGAAGGACGATATGTTGTCAAAAGAAAGTGCATCAAAGACTATTGAGGAAAAAAGGAAATCTAATCCTTATTTCCTTACATCAACAGTCCTCAGCTTAGGTTCATTATTTACAGAAGGGAATCATTTATTTGTGGACGAGAAGCATCCTTTGAGAAAAGAAGGTTTAGACGCTTTTGTTCAGAAATTGGAACAATTTGAGCATGAATTTAATGCGAAAATGACTGTTTTACGTGACTTCAAAAGGGATGAACCTTCCTACTCATACTTTCAAGGTCAAGGATTTGTAAGAATACAAATGCCTAATTCATGTGCCATTAATTTAGAGAGAAAAGAATCGATGGAGCAGTATATTTCAAAACTATCTAAAAGAAATAGACAACATGTTAGAAAAGAAATTCTCGCGATAGAACCTTCCTTAGATATAAAAGTGTTAAAAGAAGTTACAAAAGATCAATTAAAACAGATAGCATCACTTTTTTTAAATGTGCACCATAATAATTTGGGTTTAAATACTTTTCCATTTCCTAATAAACTTTTCATTACAATGAATGAACATCCTCAATGGGAATTTATAATGATAAGTTTAGCCCAAGCCCCAAACGTATTAATTGGTGTCATGTGTTGCTATAGTAATGATAACCAAACTTATGTTCCTGCATTTGTAGGTATGGATTATGACTATTTAACCGAGTTTCACACCTACAGACAATTATTATTCCAGACCATCAAAAGAGCAATTCAACTCAACTTTAAAAAAATTGATTTGGGAATGACGGCATCATTTGAAAAAAGAAAACTAGGAGCAACGGTGGAAGAGAAGTTTGCCTACATACAAACTGGAGATAATTATACTTTGGAGCTATTAGATATTTTAGAATAG
- a CDS encoding helix-turn-helix domain-containing protein, translated as MSISKKERIKDIKAMLLEMASGNFFYRLERYAKNDNLEAISISLNMLAEEIQATNYHQGFSNSNSPILDLVQMSFIIDKNGTIEMANQQACNILSVLMSDVIGTPFISFLEPSSQITWKALENNLIQKKISESSLELKFKTKSDLLIPKIAYVTSFHTLHSKIPKLLITIIHHSNHQKKLDKELKTSISQYIEEEYKSERTTENQPTKSKIRLSFEDIRKIRKGRDILLSNLKADFPLLRDFALLLGTNEFKLKYGFKELYGTTVHRFLMNERFRNAQMMIQFSDESLKSIAHINGFKSISHFSRSFKKRYGYAPSVLRKKSRNKDN; from the coding sequence GTGAGTATAAGTAAAAAAGAGAGAATAAAAGATATAAAAGCTATGTTATTAGAAATGGCCTCCGGAAATTTCTTTTATCGTTTAGAACGATATGCAAAAAATGATAATTTAGAAGCAATAAGCATTTCTCTAAATATGCTAGCTGAAGAAATTCAAGCCACTAATTACCATCAAGGCTTTTCAAATTCCAATAGCCCAATATTAGATTTAGTTCAAATGAGTTTTATCATAGATAAAAACGGAACTATTGAAATGGCTAATCAACAAGCTTGTAATATACTATCAGTACTTATGAGTGATGTTATCGGTACTCCTTTTATATCTTTTTTAGAGCCCTCCTCCCAAATAACATGGAAGGCTTTGGAGAACAACTTAATTCAAAAAAAAATATCTGAAAGTTCTCTAGAACTAAAATTTAAAACTAAATCCGATTTATTAATTCCAAAAATAGCTTATGTTACTTCTTTTCATACGTTGCACTCAAAAATACCAAAGCTACTTATCACAATTATTCATCATTCTAATCACCAAAAAAAATTGGATAAAGAGCTTAAAACTAGTATTTCGCAATATATTGAAGAAGAGTATAAGTCAGAGAGAACAACTGAAAATCAACCTACAAAATCTAAAATAAGATTGAGTTTTGAGGACATACGAAAAATTCGTAAAGGTCGTGATATATTACTTTCTAATCTAAAAGCCGACTTTCCATTACTTAGGGATTTTGCATTATTGTTAGGCACCAATGAATTTAAATTAAAGTATGGCTTTAAAGAATTATACGGAACCACTGTACATCGATTTTTAATGAATGAACGCTTTAGGAATGCTCAAATGATGATTCAATTTAGTGATGAATCTCTAAAATCAATTGCACACATTAATGGCTTTAAAAGTATCTCACATTTTTCCAGATCATTTAAAAAACGTTATGGATATGCACCAAGTGTCCTGAGAAAAAAGTCTAGAAATAAAGATAATTAG
- a CDS encoding TraG family conjugative transposon ATPase, producing MNKINLSAYQPIVDIQNNIVFANNGNVVLCYEGNLPEIYSLSASDFEDMHGAWFQALKSLPVGTVVHKQDIYLKKSYTAEQLPNKTFLEKTTHEHFKGREYIEHKCYLFFTLTKNKALNNPKYVNPFRNISKGIVQELDDNVKSFINSVSDSVSFINNSRKVSLRPLIEKEIVGLTETYFNGFNEGFDTDILLDKKSVTIGENYFDALAINSELCFGESVQSSKTNEKFTSDDFVFHQGFIDGLGLTLNENHIVNQILYLDDKQKWRKLLDKKIEELNKSSNFGSQNKVVLGKIQHILDQINADDNARIVRGHLNIVYWSREARELEKITSKIKTVFKELDAIPYYPRGEERKNYILNSYCCFSSNFSNNDLYVTDLKHALCLFINNTNYKSDATGIIFNDREHNIPVLKDVWDERKKRIKARNFAIFAPTGEGKSFLANNILRQYFESGVRLVIIDLGGSYTKFAKLYPEQYTVLRYESGKNLGINPFYISNVNDLTPERLEDLSVFLVELFASDLKVTKAQSVSVKKILRNYYDSTSNNHSLEGFYDFIERHQEKLLDDLKIHPDYFNVTSFLHVMSEYVGDGLYSFLFEVSEDQTYKIEDKRLIVFELDEVKDNKEILSVMLKLIKSAIQRTIWKNRAEKGIILFDEFAKQLKFENVLESVEFYYQAIRKQNGAIGIILQSINQLPNNSTSASILENTQVIYSLNNEKGYDELVKRLNLSSHDLNQLKSIKNNLSGPRKYTEMFIKIGKESNIFRLEVPKEVYAAYLTDGQENEAIMAIYEKTNDMELAIKEFTSKT from the coding sequence ATGAACAAGATTAACCTTTCGGCATATCAACCCATTGTAGATATTCAGAACAATATCGTATTTGCTAATAATGGCAATGTGGTATTATGCTATGAAGGGAATCTTCCAGAAATCTATTCCCTTTCGGCATCCGATTTTGAGGATATGCACGGTGCCTGGTTTCAAGCTTTGAAATCACTACCAGTTGGAACAGTAGTTCACAAACAGGATATCTACTTGAAGAAGTCTTATACTGCTGAACAACTTCCGAATAAAACCTTTTTAGAAAAAACCACACACGAGCATTTCAAAGGTCGCGAGTATATAGAACACAAGTGTTATTTGTTCTTTACGTTGACCAAGAACAAGGCACTAAACAATCCAAAATATGTCAATCCGTTTCGTAACATTTCAAAAGGCATTGTACAAGAATTAGACGACAACGTAAAAAGCTTCATCAACTCGGTAAGTGATTCCGTTTCTTTTATCAATAATAGTAGGAAAGTATCTCTCAGACCCTTAATAGAAAAAGAAATTGTCGGTCTCACTGAGACTTATTTCAATGGATTCAACGAAGGCTTCGACACCGATATTTTACTGGATAAAAAAAGCGTCACTATTGGCGAAAACTATTTTGATGCCCTGGCCATCAATAGCGAACTGTGCTTTGGCGAAAGTGTACAGAGTAGCAAGACCAATGAGAAATTCACATCTGACGATTTTGTGTTTCATCAAGGGTTTATTGATGGCTTAGGGCTTACGCTTAATGAAAATCATATTGTTAATCAGATTCTTTATCTAGACGACAAACAAAAGTGGCGCAAGCTGCTGGATAAGAAAATTGAGGAATTGAACAAGAGTTCCAATTTCGGATCACAGAATAAAGTGGTACTTGGGAAGATTCAACACATTCTCGACCAAATCAACGCAGATGATAATGCTCGGATTGTCCGTGGTCATCTCAATATTGTCTATTGGTCTCGGGAAGCCCGAGAGTTAGAAAAGATTACTTCTAAAATTAAGACTGTATTTAAAGAGCTAGATGCTATACCCTATTACCCGAGAGGCGAAGAACGCAAGAATTACATTCTAAATAGTTACTGCTGCTTCTCTTCCAACTTTTCAAATAACGATTTATATGTTACCGATTTAAAACACGCACTTTGCTTGTTTATCAATAACACCAATTACAAATCAGATGCTACGGGCATCATCTTTAATGACCGTGAACATAATATTCCAGTTTTAAAAGATGTTTGGGACGAACGGAAGAAACGTATAAAAGCACGAAATTTTGCCATTTTCGCGCCAACAGGCGAAGGGAAATCATTTTTGGCCAATAATATTCTGCGTCAATATTTTGAAAGTGGCGTTCGTTTGGTCATTATCGATTTAGGTGGCTCGTATACTAAATTTGCGAAGCTATATCCTGAACAATACACCGTACTGCGATATGAAAGCGGAAAGAACTTAGGTATTAATCCATTTTACATCAGCAATGTAAATGATCTTACACCCGAACGTCTTGAAGATTTATCTGTATTTCTCGTTGAACTGTTTGCTTCGGACTTAAAAGTGACCAAGGCACAATCGGTCTCCGTCAAGAAAATACTTCGAAACTATTACGATAGCACTTCCAACAATCATTCTTTGGAAGGCTTCTACGACTTTATAGAAAGACATCAAGAAAAACTTCTTGATGACCTAAAAATCCATCCCGACTATTTCAATGTCACGAGTTTTTTGCACGTAATGTCAGAATACGTCGGCGATGGTCTATATAGTTTTCTGTTTGAAGTCAGCGAAGACCAGACTTATAAAATCGAGGACAAACGTTTGATTGTTTTTGAGTTGGATGAAGTTAAGGATAACAAGGAAATTCTGTCCGTAATGCTAAAGCTGATAAAATCCGCCATCCAACGAACTATATGGAAGAACCGTGCTGAAAAAGGCATTATCCTTTTCGATGAGTTTGCTAAGCAATTGAAGTTTGAAAATGTATTGGAAAGCGTAGAATTCTATTATCAAGCCATACGTAAACAGAACGGAGCAATTGGGATTATTCTGCAATCCATCAATCAGCTTCCGAATAATTCAACATCAGCGAGCATATTGGAAAACACTCAGGTCATATATAGCCTGAACAACGAAAAGGGATATGATGAATTGGTCAAAAGACTCAATCTATCCAGCCACGATTTGAATCAATTGAAATCTATCAAAAACAATCTTTCGGGACCACGGAAGTACACTGAAATGTTTATTAAGATTGGAAAGGAAAGCAACATTTTCAGGCTTGAAGTTCCCAAGGAAGTGTATGCGGCTTATCTAACGGACGGACAAGAAAACGAGGCCATAATGGCCATTTATGAAAAGACCAATGATATGGAATTGGCAATTAAAGAATTCACCTCTAAAACATAA
- a CDS encoding RteC domain-containing protein, which yields MEACHEHILLKAEKGIAQTEKSIKRLRIRVLEKGFFSKAEEILFFKHIKPKFFSKLIYYVKLYHIESKRPRSGTKYQIKYLNHQIHKLQIYFNENLEFYYYYRRGATTLDEQYFIRGKSNLRTPTQSFHFFVDHEFSTFQDSAVSTIIAFDMLIDYLQQEIEKLENQGKKTKSGLFKNTPNVIWTGNKTELVELIYALQSSGNINSGAADIKEMAILFEQIFHVDLGNYYHKFAEIRARKTSRTKFLDRLQEVLNQRFDQLEE from the coding sequence TTGGAAGCATGTCATGAACATATTTTACTCAAGGCTGAAAAGGGTATTGCCCAAACTGAGAAATCTATCAAAAGACTTAGAATTAGAGTTTTAGAAAAAGGTTTCTTTTCAAAAGCAGAAGAGATATTATTTTTCAAACATATAAAGCCTAAATTTTTTAGCAAACTTATTTATTACGTGAAACTTTATCATATAGAAAGTAAAAGACCTAGAAGTGGTACCAAATATCAAATTAAATATCTAAACCATCAGATACATAAACTTCAGATATATTTTAATGAAAATTTAGAGTTTTATTACTATTATCGACGAGGCGCTACCACATTGGATGAACAGTATTTTATAAGAGGAAAATCTAATCTGAGAACACCTACGCAATCTTTTCATTTCTTTGTAGATCATGAATTCTCAACTTTTCAAGATTCGGCGGTATCTACTATTATAGCTTTTGACATGTTGATTGACTACTTGCAGCAAGAAATTGAAAAACTAGAAAATCAAGGAAAAAAAACCAAATCAGGGCTTTTTAAGAATACTCCAAATGTAATTTGGACAGGAAACAAAACGGAATTAGTAGAATTAATATATGCACTACAAAGTAGTGGAAATATTAATAGTGGTGCCGCAGACATAAAAGAGATGGCCATTTTATTTGAACAAATATTTCATGTAGATTTAGGAAATTACTACCACAAATTTGCTGAGATTCGGGCACGGAAAACGAGTAGAACAAAATTTTTAGATAGATTACAAGAGGTTCTTAACCAACGCTTTGATCAACTAGAGGAGTAA
- a CDS encoding helix-turn-helix domain-containing protein, protein MATSIITTDDLREFKLELLGDIQKLLNAQNGQVPKKWLKSHEVREYLSISPGTLQNLRINGTLPYTKIGGVLYYDYRDITKALEENRVHHKF, encoded by the coding sequence ATGGCAACATCTATTATTACCACAGACGATCTCCGAGAGTTCAAATTAGAATTATTGGGAGACATTCAAAAATTATTAAATGCTCAGAATGGGCAAGTACCCAAAAAATGGCTCAAATCGCACGAGGTTAGAGAATATTTAAGTATTTCCCCAGGAACTTTACAGAATTTGAGAATTAATGGAACCCTACCTTACACCAAAATTGGTGGAGTGCTTTATTACGATTATCGTGATATTACAAAAGCTTTAGAGGAAAATCGAGTTCATCATAAATTTTAG
- a CDS encoding STAS/SEC14 domain-containing protein: MRNFFENDYTSYRFYDGILHIIYHQEVIIDMTAAVQIVKDRLILQEGQSFPILCDIRGIKEINKAARSYLAVEGSTLIKAVAVIVDPPVSEIMWEFYIRTSNPPIPTKSCENIDEALLFLKSFM, encoded by the coding sequence ATGCGAAATTTTTTTGAAAATGATTATACTTCCTATAGGTTCTATGATGGTATATTACATATTATATATCATCAGGAAGTTATTATTGATATGACTGCAGCGGTTCAAATTGTAAAAGACCGATTGATACTACAAGAGGGCCAATCTTTTCCAATCCTCTGTGATATACGTGGAATTAAAGAAATTAATAAAGCAGCAAGATCTTACTTAGCCGTTGAAGGTTCCACCCTAATCAAAGCGGTAGCTGTAATTGTTGATCCTCCTGTTTCGGAAATAATGTGGGAGTTTTATATTCGAACTAGTAATCCTCCAATACCAACTAAATCGTGTGAAAATATAGATGAAGCCCTGCTCTTCCTTAAAAGTTTTATGTAA
- a CDS encoding ATPase yields the protein MNLHHPNIIIEGDSHYTLGTLRGNKVFYDFDKMLLYLNAKGKLLFGKDFKIFEEDHPLVYKLCNYFIKDVGNCRKFDIDIHKGLLLSGPVGCGKTSLMKLLRYLVPHQRPYEVIPARNITFGFNNVGFKIIEAYGDKKFYCFDDLGIEPTGKYFGKDCNVLGEILLSRHDLFLNHNIMTHATTNLNAQELEERYGSRVRSRMRELFNLIAFDENTGDKRK from the coding sequence ATGAATCTTCATCATCCAAATATCATCATTGAAGGCGATTCTCACTATACCTTAGGTACTTTAAGAGGGAATAAGGTATTTTATGATTTTGATAAAATGCTTCTTTATCTTAATGCAAAAGGGAAATTGCTTTTTGGCAAAGACTTTAAAATCTTTGAAGAAGATCATCCATTGGTATACAAACTTTGTAATTATTTTATCAAAGATGTGGGTAATTGTAGAAAGTTCGATATTGACATCCATAAGGGGCTTCTGTTATCTGGCCCTGTAGGATGCGGTAAAACAAGTTTGATGAAACTGCTGCGATATCTTGTACCACACCAAAGGCCTTACGAGGTTATTCCCGCAAGAAATATCACGTTTGGATTTAATAATGTAGGGTTTAAAATCATTGAAGCCTATGGGGATAAAAAGTTTTATTGCTTTGACGATTTGGGGATAGAACCTACTGGAAAATATTTTGGAAAGGATTGTAATGTTTTGGGCGAAATATTACTTTCTCGCCACGATTTATTTTTAAATCATAACATCATGACCCATGCCACCACCAACTTAAATGCGCAAGAACTTGAGGAACGTTATGGAAGTAGGGTTCGTAGCCGCATGCGCGAATTGTTCAACTTGATAGCTTTTGATGAAAATACGGGTGATAAAAGGAAATAA
- a CDS encoding N-acetylmuramoyl-L-alanine amidase: MKKTLKNVSFVFLLLQLCIIFGQETATQKRILIDVGHGGKDSGAIGINKIQEKDVVLDIALEILSLNKQSKTPLDIYLTRYSDTLISLSDRTKLAKVLKADLFISLHCNHSDNPNARGFEVYVTNAKSQYTENAVWLAFALQASFKKQLGFESRGVKFANFQVLRETLDYFPAVLLELGFLSNRDENNYFSNRSNIRLSALSILLIIQNY; the protein is encoded by the coding sequence ATGAAAAAAACACTCAAAAACGTCAGTTTTGTCTTTTTGCTCCTGCAACTATGTATCATTTTTGGTCAGGAAACTGCAACGCAAAAAAGAATACTAATTGACGTCGGACACGGTGGAAAAGATTCTGGTGCCATCGGAATAAATAAAATTCAAGAAAAAGATGTTGTACTCGATATTGCTTTGGAAATTTTGAGCTTAAACAAACAATCTAAAACGCCATTGGATATTTACTTGACGAGATATAGTGACACACTTATTTCGTTGTCGGATAGAACTAAGTTGGCCAAGGTTCTAAAAGCTGATTTGTTTATCTCTTTGCATTGCAATCATTCGGATAATCCAAATGCAAGAGGTTTTGAAGTTTATGTGACTAATGCAAAATCACAATATACTGAGAACGCCGTTTGGTTGGCTTTTGCGTTGCAAGCTTCATTTAAAAAGCAATTGGGTTTTGAAAGTAGGGGTGTGAAGTTTGCGAATTTTCAGGTGTTACGAGAAACTCTAGATTATTTTCCAGCTGTGCTTTTGGAATTGGGTTTTTTGAGTAATCGAGATGAAAATAATTATTTTTCAAACCGCTCTAATATTCGATTGTCAGCATTATCAATTTTACTAATTATTCAAAATTATTGA
- a CDS encoding conjugal transfer protein, with translation MSTKIKTILFGLFFTVALLLPGGATAQGLPTYDNTNFISLVKQLIESGKQTANIIKTVQFLKTQKENIEKVNNVVRQLKAVREIGRNNQRLIQMMQNDLRDILDSPYIKPDEVSRVSESFTAIVQNSLDTMDFIDEILSSDYLKMTDGERAEILKEKELESKEMVSNVKTKTKRYKDIISFRKMQDKINNRETEY, from the coding sequence ATGAGCACAAAAATCAAAACAATTTTATTCGGGCTATTTTTTACAGTTGCCCTTTTATTGCCTGGAGGTGCTACCGCCCAGGGATTGCCTACGTATGACAATACCAATTTTATCAGCTTAGTGAAACAACTGATAGAATCCGGAAAACAAACTGCAAACATCATAAAGACTGTCCAGTTCTTAAAAACACAAAAAGAGAACATTGAAAAAGTTAATAATGTGGTTAGGCAATTAAAAGCTGTCCGTGAAATAGGACGCAACAATCAACGCCTTATCCAAATGATGCAAAATGATTTAAGAGATATCCTAGATAGTCCATATATCAAACCAGATGAAGTTTCAAGAGTTTCGGAATCCTTCACTGCTATAGTCCAGAATTCCTTGGACACAATGGATTTTATAGATGAAATTCTATCTAGTGATTACCTAAAAATGACCGATGGCGAACGTGCCGAAATTCTTAAAGAAAAGGAGCTGGAATCAAAAGAAATGGTATCCAACGTCAAAACTAAGACCAAGCGTTACAAGGACATCATTTCCTTTAGAAAAATGCAGGATAAAATCAATAATCGCGAAACAGAATACTAA
- a CDS encoding conjugal transfer protein TraK, producing the protein MKTPYKNIYNVLKLNRFIVLAVVVCALLSSTFSVWMAFNTNQKALNSAFAINTDGSIIPLKLVAQKENFKVEALAHLDLFHNYFYNIDASNYERNLEKALWLANSSVDNLYRQKKADGVYNRLLQYSLVQKVLSIDSRITENSGSYSFITTTIFEINRGSIIDTYELVSTGNLMMVDRNFPNNTHGLLITDYFENTLKKLNNESP; encoded by the coding sequence ATGAAAACACCCTATAAAAATATCTATAACGTCTTAAAATTGAATCGATTTATCGTTTTGGCAGTCGTTGTCTGTGCATTGCTGTCTAGCACCTTTTCAGTCTGGATGGCATTCAACACAAATCAAAAGGCTCTCAATAGTGCTTTTGCAATCAATACAGATGGCAGTATTATTCCGCTGAAACTTGTTGCTCAAAAAGAGAATTTTAAGGTTGAAGCGCTAGCGCATTTAGATCTGTTCCACAACTACTTCTATAACATCGATGCCAGTAATTATGAACGTAATTTGGAAAAAGCACTTTGGCTGGCCAATAGTTCTGTAGACAACCTCTATCGCCAGAAAAAAGCGGATGGTGTCTATAATCGCTTATTGCAGTATTCCTTAGTTCAAAAAGTACTGAGTATTGACTCAAGGATAACTGAAAATAGTGGCTCTTATAGTTTCATTACAACAACCATTTTTGAAATTAATAGAGGCTCTATTATCGATACCTATGAACTAGTTTCAACCGGAAACCTAATGATGGTTGACCGAAACTTCCCAAACAATACGCACGGATTATTGATTACCGATTACTTCGAGAACACATTAAAAAAACTAAATAATGAAAGCCCATAA
- the traM gene encoding conjugative transposon protein TraM, translating to MKIEKNKIVFAAVLAVIFIFLISYSLMVIGDDESENENLEQTLIPDLEKNQKEYDSKLDAINDLKEVRENNAPSIYDEKLIDSLGFYDPDLPEREKKRIVDSIYDAGRIQYSEKQYQNFGQRKVAKKQIILIDSAEVKKEQQIQAKELALEHQLFFASSPKAIDISRIGNTDATIHVVVDGDQVVRANTRLRMRLTKDAMINGKQMPKNALVFGFISFKPNRALIEIENIKHHPTKLKAFDLLDGSEGIYVQNNFRAEATTEVIDDIVSDINIPTVPQVGGITKVLRRNNRNVKVTVLNNYKLILKADNRQ from the coding sequence ATGAAAATAGAAAAGAACAAAATAGTATTTGCAGCAGTATTGGCTGTGATTTTCATATTCCTGATTTCATATTCCTTGATGGTAATAGGCGATGATGAAAGTGAAAATGAAAACCTTGAACAGACTCTAATACCCGATTTAGAAAAAAATCAAAAGGAATATGATTCTAAACTGGATGCCATAAATGATTTGAAAGAAGTGCGTGAGAATAACGCACCGAGCATTTATGACGAAAAATTGATTGATTCCTTGGGTTTTTATGACCCTGATTTACCCGAACGAGAAAAGAAACGTATAGTGGATAGCATCTATGATGCCGGAAGGATTCAATATTCGGAAAAACAATATCAGAACTTCGGGCAGAGAAAAGTCGCTAAAAAACAGATTATACTAATTGATTCCGCTGAAGTTAAAAAAGAACAACAAATTCAAGCTAAGGAATTGGCTTTGGAACATCAACTGTTTTTTGCATCCTCGCCAAAGGCAATTGATATTTCAAGAATTGGAAATACAGATGCAACCATTCACGTGGTTGTGGATGGTGACCAAGTTGTAAGGGCAAATACCCGATTGAGAATGCGACTGACTAAAGATGCAATGATAAATGGTAAGCAAATGCCCAAGAACGCACTAGTATTTGGGTTTATCAGTTTTAAACCTAATCGTGCCTTGATTGAAATTGAAAATATCAAGCATCATCCCACCAAACTTAAAGCGTTCGATTTACTGGATGGTAGTGAGGGCATCTATGTACAAAACAATTTTCGAGCAGAAGCTACCACCGAAGTTATAGACGATATTGTTAGCGACATCAATATTCCTACCGTTCCACAAGTAGGCGGAATTACAAAGGTGCTTAGACGTAACAATCGAAACGTAAAAGTAACGGTATTGAACAATTACAAATTAATTCTAAAAGCCGATAATCGGCAATAA